Within Porites lutea chromosome 2, jaPorLute2.1, whole genome shotgun sequence, the genomic segment ATAAGACATTTTGTGGAACAGGTCCAATGATGAGTCCTAAGGAGGTGATGAGTAGAGAGAGAATGTTGAGAAGTGTAGAGTAACGTTTGAATTGATAAAACATTTGTCGATGGCACCACCATTGACGGTGATGATGTTTGTATACCCTGTTCATGGTGTGACTCTTGTCGAAGTTCTTGTGACGGAGGGTCTATTTCTACGATTGTTCCCAACGCGGGTTCTTGTATTTGTAACGGTAGGACGTCGCCTGTTTTGTTTGTAGGTGGTGGTCACTGTGTTCGTGGTGACAATGTTACTGATTTCTCGGTTATCAGCAGCAATGTCGTCTAATAATAAACGAAGTTGCTGTTGCATACGCCCTCGGGCAGGAGCACCGGTTGTGGTGGTGGTCGGTTGTCTATTTCGTCGCCTTCTTGCCCCTGATCTAGAGGTAGTTGTGGTGGTTGCGGTAGCAGTGGGTCTTCTTCTAGAAGTGGTCCGCCTTCTTGCTCTCGATCTAGAGGTTGTGGAGGGTCTTGTTGGCGGTGGTCTAGTGGTGGTACCTGGACCAGTGTTGATAGGAGCAGTGTTATCTATATTGGCTTCATCCATGGCTTGTTGTATTAGGTTTGCAGGTGGCGCGGGTGGTCTTTGTCGAGTGCTTGTGCCTACTCCTGTGGTAGTAGGTGGTCGAACGGGTGGAGCTACTTGTTGAGGAGGAGGATCCCCAATGCGCGGAATATCAGGATCTACGGGTGGTACATTGATAACGTCGTCAAATAATCCACCAAAAGCATCGGGATCTAGTCCAAGATCTTGGAGTTCTTCTCTCGCGGAGAGGTTTTGTACAAATTGGGTAGcggcatcatcatcatctatgGGTCCTTCGGGACTGGAGTCCATCCTTTCGTCCACAAATGATGAATGAGATCAGTGAAATGGGTTTCGTTGTATTTACTAGTGACTGCTGTGATCTGACGTTTTTGTCTTGCCCGAACATGATTATATACCTCTTTGAATGGAATATAATCCATATGATCTGGAGTCATGGTTTGAAGATGATCATAAAATACTCGTTCTAATTGATACCattgttgttttcgttgttgtaTGGCTTGTTTGATTTCTTGTACATCTTCCGGTAAGAGGACATTGCTAAAATGATCCTTTTCGATTTTGGTCATGAAGGATTCATGAAAATCGTCTAAATCATCCACGGATAAAATCATTTCTTCAAGAAGTCTCGTCTTGAGGTTCCATCTTGCGTTTCTTTTTGCTACGTTTCGGTACACTCTTATGTCGTTGTCCCGTGGCATGTTGATCAAACTGCCAACAATTGGTGACGCCCTGATCTTTTAATACATGACTGAGTACTCGTTGTGTATCGGGACTGGTGGGATGGAAATCCAACAAGAGATACCCATGCGGTGCTTCAGTGACTTTTTGGAAAGTGTCCAAGACCGTCGACCAATTGCTTGGAAAAGCTTGTAAGAGTAGATTGCGAATGCCCACTTGATCGCGCGGATTTTTGAAAGCCCAGACATAATGGACATTTCTGGAGATGGTCTTGGAGTATTTTCCAATGGGAAAAATATCTTGTAAAAGATAGATGACAGTGACGTTTCTGTGATGGGAATATTTGGTGAAGATATCCAAGATATTTTTATCATTGCCGCATTCATCCATGAGATCATCTAAGATTAGAATACCCCCTTTTGGAAACCAAGAGGTGATGTGCTGTTCTTGAGGCACACCTTGATGAAAACGTATACCGCATTGTTTCATACGTTGGTATGCCGGTTGCCATGCGCCATAGCAATAGTGAATGGAATGAGGTTTTTCCTTGAATAGATCTAGGTTGTTGCATAATAGGTTTTCGACTAAGTTGGTTTTTCCGCATCCCGAGGGACCTACTATCATATGTCCCGCAGGGGTATACAATTGATAGTGTCGAGGTAGAACAAACATGATTTAACAACGGTAAAAGCGTACAAGGCCTTTTATTGACAAGAAGTACAAGTTTGTGAACTGGAGCGATGACATGCTTCACGCCAAGTGCGTTTATCTGTGATGAAATTAGTTAACATTTGCCCCACTTTATGATCATTGGCAACATAATCTTTGTCGGAAAAACAGGCTAAAAAATCTTGCATGGAGTAACCTTTGGCTTTGgcctgtaaataaaataaacaataatgtCCACAGGATTTGCTGGATAGGCTTTGTAAAGCTTGTCCATTGGATACGACatgtttccattttcttgtCCATCTTTGTAATGGTTTGGATTCGTAATACTCGAGTGGTAAAGCATAACTGTCCATCATCTCGCGTACGCCATGATCCGTCCAAATGGCGATCCAATGTCGACCGGGTTTATCATGTGGATCTGTATTGACAATGTATGCAGAAGTGCGTTTATTGGGGGATTCAGGTAATTTGTCGGATGGGAAAACGCCTTGAAAATAAGATTTTAGAACAGGATCTTGTTGGGCCAGGTAACTGAGTTGTTGATCACTGAGTGCCACACTTTCCATCGTTTTTTTAGTCGTAGATGTTGTATTCCACGTCATTCATGCTATCCACCGACACAATGTTTTCGAATTCACCGTAGATTAACACTGTGCTGACAACCCCTAGAGCTGCATGTGTTTCAATCTCAATGCGTACGTCCCCCTTTTTATTGGGGTTCATCATGCCTGTGTCAGCATTGCCACTGCCTACATTGTTCCACATGAACAGATTGCAGTATCTATCTTCTCCCCAATCTTCTTCTCTCAACATGTTGGGCTGACTCTTAATCAGTGCTCCACTTGCCTGCAGGAATCGAAAATAACCATCGCAGTCATATCGATCATCTTGAGTGAGTTCCAGCGTTTCATAGGGATACTCTTCTCCTTGGATTTTCTGTTTGATGGTCTTTATTTTAGCTTTGAGGAAGGAAAAGGGATAATAGTTTTTGGTGCCATTGAAGGATTTACTATCCACAATAGCAAGCAGCACCCTCTGTGGGACTTTGCCATTGAAGATATTATTTTCTTCGAAGCGTACTTGGTTGTCTGAGTTCCAGATGAATGTTCTCAGTTCACTTCGTACCACTGGGTAGGTGACTTTTCTAGCATTGTTTTGGGTCTGTAGAGTGAGACTGTTGTAGATACTGGAGTTAAGACTCAATCGGGCCAGGTGGAATCGCATGTCAATATCAGACTCGGTGAATCTTATTTTCTTGGTATTGTCATCAGCTACCATGGTCCAGAATTTGGGATCATGAAAATGGACTTCAAACTGCATTTGGACTCCAGGTTTCAATGCGTAAGGAAACCAAAAGGGTTCTACATGGGGTCTCATCTTGAGATGAAGTTCCAGCAGACTGCTATTGCTGTCATTGTAGTATCTGCTAGATTCTGCCTGGATCAGTTTGAAATTAGCTTGTTGATGTTTGGACCAGCTAGCTACCTTGATGTCATGGTTGCCTGATGCTGTTTTCTCCCACTTTTCGGGGATATCCAGAGCATTGACCCAACCTTGTGGTCTTAGCAGGGTTTCTCCATCTTCTCTGTCATAATTCAAAATAGTTTCAAACATGGCCTTGTAAGGATAGGTATCTGTGTGTGGGTTGATGAGAGTACCATTGAGTCGTACCGTGAATTGTTTGATCATGCTGTGAGCGAGATTATTCACTAGAAACAGATCATCGGTGGTCTTGATGGGTGCTCCATCCGACATGGCTAGTTTCAGTCTCATGGTGAAGTAACTTCTGGAAAGGTCGACAAATTCTTGCATAGAAGGAAGATCAAATTGAATGGGTGTGATGCTTTTCCCCACAGGACTAAACGTGGAAATTCGACAGTCATTGATACTAATGTCTGTCGGGGGAACCTTGAAGATGTTCAAGACGGGGTTGACCCCCTCCTTAGAGAACGAATGCGCTGGATGCACGTCTGTATTCATCGTGTTTTGTGACGTCGACGACGGACTGCGAGTCTTCTTTTATACCATGGAGGTATATGTGGATAATTTTCCCCTCTAGGTCCAAAGATGGTTCCTCCTGTGCGTCTGCGTCTGCGTCGGATAGTGATCGTTCCTCCACGCTGACCATAACGTTTCAAGGCGGGTAATGATTGCGATCGATTGTAAGGTGGACTCCATTGCCTGACCATGATTCACTCAAAAATGTCGTGGATGacgcgttttcgtttttttggGAGCAGTTGATTTTTTAGAGAGGATGCTTTTCGTTTCAAAGCTCTTGGTAGTGATTGAATCACACTCGTTGTATCGAGTCCTTTTATGGATAATCCTCCTGTTTGATTGGTAGGTCGTCCGCTTCCCGTCGAACGGGTACCTCTGTTGGGATCATAACGGGTTAAACTACCGCCTATCATGGTCGAGTTTGATGGAGAAAAATGAGAGTGAGTTcctttttattctcttttaaaGTGTAAGACCAAGTTGGTGGTCCCTTTTCCAAATTTGAGGGGAGTGTTGTCGGTTTCTGTAATTTGCACCTCCATGATATCCATGTCTGTACTCATGACATCGTGATATTGAATATCCTTGGGTTCAAAGTGAATCTTATCATATTGATGATAGCTCGTTAGAGGATCATATTCCACTTCTCTCAGTAAATCGACAATTTGATCCCCTACGATAGTGCTTTTACCTATATTGGTGTAGACGTAGACTGTTCTCTTGCATTGTCCAGTGATGTTTTCATACGTTCGATTCAAATGAACAAATCGCCACTTCGCCTTCATCGTGAGTTGAAAGCTATTCCCAGTCACTTGAAACAATTTGGCATTTCCCAGTTCTGTCTGGAGAGGACGGGTATAATTGGTGAAATCTGGGACTAGATGAATTCCAAAGTACTGTGTTAGATTATCATCTTTGTCGTAATAAGTCCATTTCATCAATTTGGCCATTCGTGCATCAAAGGAAAGATGCACACCATCTGCACTGTAATTACCACTTTGACCAACTATCATTTCAAAATCCTCTCCCACGCGTTTGATTACAAAGGGTATGAATTCTTCTGGTATGATTTTTTCACCAGCATCAAGTAAAGACAATCGACGTGTATCTATTATTTGAGCGATGGAAGTAAACAAATCCACTCCAGATTGAAAATTGTCACGTTCTTTGAGATCTTTCAACTTGACATTGATGGTTTTGGAACTGTAGTGCCCTGAAGTACTGGTTTCGGTTTTGTTTCGGACGGTTACTAGGTTATCATTGTCTTTAATTCCAACCTCCTCCAATTGTTGAATGAAATTGATGTTGGGTAAAGTGATACTAGCTAGACCCACTTTCCATCCTTGTCCATCCAATTGCAAATGTCTGGGTAAACGCACTCGAAAATTGGAAGGAGTGTTGTCTTCAAATTCTGGACGTGGAAAACTGGGTAGAGTGATGTAGAAGCTCATTTTGTCGTTGAAAGTGAAGCGTGATATAGGTGGTCCCTGTTGTCAATGCGATTGCTTTCCCAGAAATATCAGAGAGATTAATTTCAATGATATCGACACGCGGTTGACGAAGCGGAATGTAACGAATGGTAGTCGGTTCAATGTGGAGTATACCCTTGTTCTCTCTTTTATAGAGGACCTGTGTCAACAAATCCAGCATGGTATCATTGAAATAGGTACTTTGAATCAAATTGGAACGAATCTGGATCAATTGTGAAGGATGTATTTCATCGTGAAATGAAAAGGTCCAACTGACAGCCACACTCAAATACAAGATCTTGTTAGGTGCTATCTCCCAATAGGAGTCTCTAGAGCGTGATCCCCAACGTTTAACAGTCCATTCATTTTCGAGATCCAAGGCATATCGGTCGGAACCGTTGTCTTGTTTTAAGAGAGTTTGTTTTAGGTTGGGTCCCAGTTTCGGGTTCATATGTCCGATTTCACTTAGAGAGTCGTTTGATCGAAGAATGAAACCCATTTGAATGGCAAACAGTAGATTCATGCTGATTCGAGGGGACAACCGACCAAGGTAGGTACTGTTATTATCCAAGATCAAATCGCCATTTTCTTCCCATCGAAAAGTCAGACTTGTATTGTAGGCACTCCGCGGTGGAAACTTAAAGGTGGAAGCTTTGTCTTTCATTTTCTCCATCTTACTATATTCGAAAGCGGTGGCTACTGCATGCATGATGTCGACTTTTTTTGTGCTATTTCCAATGTGTGATTTTAGGAATGAAAAGGACCTGGACTGTAACTCATATGTCGATGTCACTTCGTACCATTGAAAGGTTATTAGTATAGCATCGTCTGGAATACCATTGAGTGGATTGGAAGATTGATAAGCATCGGGAAGAAACAAGGACGACATACCGGCGGTCCACAAACCATCATCGATTTGAATGTTGTTGGCAATTCTTTTTTGAAAGTGATTGTTGGTGTTTTTTGGAAACTCACTGGTCGGTTCACTGTTGAGAGTGATGTAGAATGAGTCCATCTCTTTATGGTTCTATCTGCACAAGTCGACCTCCTCGTTGTAAAAAGGCtttggtgatttttttcttgctaCCAGGAAGTCTGTTGGCAACGCTTCTGAAACTGGAGACATTGGGAAAGACAATGACGGGTGTTTTGGCATCGGGAACAGCTTTGATGAGTGATTTTATACTTCTTTCAGCTGTACGTCTTGGTCGGCGTTTCCTTCGTCTGCTTTTGTTGATGGTTGGTTTTCGAATATCTTGTAACCTCACTTGAGGTTGCATGAGTTTCATACCACGCGTGGGTCGTACCATGATGTCTATTTTCCTCGTAATGGAGTCGATTGTTTTTTGCGTAATCTCTTTATATCTGTTTTACTCATCCATTGGTCATATTTAGCAGGCCATCCTTTCCAGCGTACGAggacttgattttttttacgTTTGACCACTTTATCGATGCGAAATACATGATCATCAGGGATGGTGACTTTTTGAAGATCTTCATTGTAAAAGGTGCCGCGAATAGGCGTACCATCCCATTCTTTGACACGATAGGTAGGCACGGGGGTTTTGTTGACTTTATCCACTAAAAACACTTCTTCAGTCCATCCAGGCAGATACCCTTTTTTAAACACGCGATGTTTTTCGTTGAGTCGAACCCTATCCCCTCGTTGAAAATGAGGTCGAATGCGTTTTATGGGTTTGCCGTATAAGCGTTTCCATACGGTTTTCTCATTGGCAAACGTCACGTCTTTAGGAGCCATGCCAATACTTCGATGCTTGCTTCGATTATACCCTCGGACAATGGCTTGTAACACATTTTCGTATCGCAAGGTGTCTGCGGATGTCAGATAACGATAGATTCGTTCTTTCAGTGTTCGATTCACGCGTTCTGCTATGGCTGCTTTATCATCGCCTTCTGTGGAAAACAGatggatttttttctctttgagaaaggtttccatggttttgttgtaaaattcttttccttGATCCGTTTGAAGTTGAATGGGTTTTCGTCCACGGGCCAAGATGACTTGAAAAGCTCGAACCATTTCTGttcctgttttatttttcagcggCACCACCCATAAGAATTTCGACAACGCATCAATGACCGTCAATAAAAATTTGTACCCCTTGTTGTGTCGACTCAATCGTTGAACATCGATTAAATCAGCCACCCATTGATGATCGATCCCATAGACCATTACACGAGCTTTGGGAAAACGTTTTCGTCTCGGACGATGAAGCGTGTAACCCAAATCTTTGGACAAGATTTGTTGGGCTTCTTTGACCGGAATCCCTTGAGCTTTAGCAAATCTGGTCACACCCCCCAGACTTCCATCCACATTGGGATTCGTATACAAAGACACTAAATCCTTTTGACTCATTCTATCCAATGACTAAGTAACTCTAAAAAGGAGGGTATTTGGCTAGTAAACTGTTGTTCGATGGTAAAATAGTAGTCTTTGGCCAAGGGAAACTGTTTTAACCAGACCACGTAGACGACAAATCGACCCCAATCGTATACACGCGTTTCTTTAAAAGTAGCCACAGGATCACTCCATACTTCCAAAATGGGTTTTgtggaatattttaaaaaaagtcgtcCGCAAAGAAAACGAATCAGACGCCAGCGCAAATAACGCCACATGTCTAAAAAAATGACACTTTTAATAACACTCTACctatatacatttttttctcatcataTAAGCGTCACTTGTAAGTCATTCCACAAAAAGATGGGTCTAAAAACACGATGTTGTCGCGTATAGGtattgtcatcatcaaagtAACGAACAAGTAATGCATTTCCAATGGTACCCTGAGATATATGATAACCCGTCAATAAACGATGAAAGAAATTAACCTTTGGATCATACCGTCCTTGATAAAACGTGTAAGCAAGATAACCAAAAACATACATTTTGTACCTAGGTAACTCAAGGGGTCTAGAATACAAGCCAGGGTGATGACACGCTAGTGTAATAGGGTATCGTCTTTTACGGATGCGTAGTTTGCATCCATGGCAGTAGAAATGATAAtcctcattttcaaaattaaaaccccAAATATACTCTTCTGACAAATGGTCCGCTCTCTTTAAGACATATCCACAATCCCAACATCGCATTTGTCTATATTTTAAAGGAAATAATTGTTCATGCAAAGCTTTCCATCCCATCTCATTTCGTGCGTGGACCATCGGTCGCCAATAAATACGTTCTTGAATAAAATGGGGTAACTTTTTCCAAGGCAATGTCTCATCAAACTCCATGAGTGTTCATAGGTGGACCATAGTTGGATAGCCCCGGTCTCGTATAATACAAGAATGGACCGCCGCCGCCGTCTTCGCGCGGACCGCCGCCGCCGCCGCCGCCGCTGCCCCAGCCTGTTTTCGTCAGATTCTTTCGTTTTTCTTCCATGTCAGCTTTCAAGTTGGTAAAGTATTCTGTTAGACTTTTTTTACGAATAGCCTCCTTGTGTTCTTTGGCTTTTCGTTTGGCTTCTCCTCGACTAGCCGGTACGGGTAACTGTTGAAATTCAAATCTCATTTCATCTTGCCACGCAGCATTTTTCTTGCTAAAAGCTTCATCAAACCACTGGAAATAACAACATCTCAACTCTTTGTTCCAGTTGTTGCAGCTCAAGTACAAACGATTCGGGTTGGTTTCGGATTGGCTGAGTTTTAGCACAGGGGTCCAATGGCAGTAACATTGTAGAATGTCCCAACATTCCGCTACATCTTCACTGGGTGGTGTGAAGTGCAAGGCCTGTAGATAGGCATCAATATTATTGGCAAATAGAAACACAGGACAATCTAGTTCAGGGCAAAACAAcacttcttgtttttcgatCTCATCGGGTGGTTTTTTTCGAGTGAGAGGAATCAAGTGGAAGGGACAAGAGAGTAAATCCAAAGGTGCACGAGGTGGACTTCCAATCTCAGGAATCTTGTCCACTTCTGCCATCAATGTTTGAATGGCCACATCTGTTTCTTCTACCCATTGACCATCTTTCATCACAAAATTCTTTTCCACCACCATGGGTTCGGGTGTTTCTTTGGTAGGATCTGTTTTCAAGGCAGAATCCGTTTCCCATttggtttttttctttggttttttggTATCTTGTTTATCTTTCTTGTTATACTTTCGTTTCGACAACGAATCAACAGTGGTTGGAGACTGCATGTTGAAACTGATGAGAAATGCGGATTGACCCACAGCTATATAAGTAGCGCGATCCTGCGAAAACCAATCATTCTTTTTTCAACTCGTCAGCAGTACAACCTGTTTTAAACCAGTTTAAACCAGTTTAAACCAGTTAAACATGTTTCTGAAAACAAGTATATTAGTGATGATGATCGCTCATTTATTCAGTTTAACCATGGCCACCAATTCTTCTCTAGATCCAGCCACAACATGGACACATTACAGAaactttctggaaaaaaaaggagaatttgCCCCGGAAGAACCGATGGAGATTCCAGAAGGAGAGAAATATACCATTGTGACGGGTGGAGCAGAGGGAGCAGATGCTTTTGCAGAACGAATGGCTTTAGCGTATGAATGTAAATTGGTAATCATTATTGGACCTAGACATCCTAGAGCTAAATGTATCAGTCCCATTCAAGCCACTTATAATGACATTAATCATGCTATTCAAGCCTTAACGCAAGCTAGAAGAACGCTCAAGCGAGCACTCAATGTAGGAAAAAACACTTACGTGGAAGAATTAATGCTGAGAAATTACATAATCGCTCGAGACAGTTATGCTTTGTATGCCTTTGGTTACTTCGAGAACGACAACAACAAGACGATTGTTCAAGGGGGAACAGGGTGGACTGTTCAAATGGCTGTGGATATGGGGAAAAAAGTGTACCTGTTCGACTTGGCTGGCAACCAGTGGTAcgaatttatcttttttc encodes:
- the LOC140925896 gene encoding uncharacterized protein F54H12.2-like, with the translated sequence MNTDVHPAHSFSKEGVNPVLNIFKVPPTDISINDCRISTFSPVGKSITPIQFDLPSMQEFVDLSRSYFTMRLKLAMSDGAPIKTTDDLFLVNNLAHSMIKQFTVRLNGTLINPHTDTYPYKAMFETILNYDREDGETLLRPQGWVNALDIPEKWEKTASGNHDIKVASWSKHQQANFKLIQAESSRYYNDSNSSLLELHLKMRPHVEPFWFPYALKPGVQMQFEVHFHDPKFWTMVADDNTKKIRFTESDIDMRFHLARLSLNSSIYNSLTLQTQNNARKVTYPVVRSELRTFIWNSDNQVRFEENNIFNGKVPQRVLLAIVDSKSFNGTKNYYPFSFLKAKIKTIKQKIQGEEYPYETLELTQDDRYDCDGYFRFLQASGALIKSQPNMLREEDWGEDRYCNLFMWNNVGSGNADTGMMNPNKKGDVRIEIETHAALGVVSTVLIYGEFENIVSVDSMNDVEYNIYD
- the LOC140925894 gene encoding uncharacterized protein, producing the protein MFVLPRHYQLYTPAGHMIVGPSGCGKTNLVENLLCNNLDLFKEKPHSIHYCYGAWQPAYQRMKQCGIRFHQGVPQEQHITSWFPKGGILILDDLMDECGNDKNILDIFTKYSHHRNVTVIYLLQDIFPIGKYSKTISRNVHYVWAFKNPRDQVGIRNLLLQAFPSNWSTVLDTFQKVTEAPHGYLLLDFHPTSPDTQRVLSHVLKDQGVTNCWQFDQHATGQRHKSVPKRSKKKRKMEPQDETS
- the LOC140925897 gene encoding uncharacterized protein, with translation MAPKDVTFANEKTVWKRLYGKPIKRIRPHFQRGDRVRLNEKHRVFKKGYLPGWTEEVFLVDKVNKTPVPTYRVKEWDGTPIRGTFYNEDLQKVTIPDDHVFRIDKVVKRKKNQVLVRWKGWPAKYDQWMSKTDIKRLRKKQSTPLRGK